From a single Actinomyces viscosus genomic region:
- the glyA gene encoding serine hydroxymethyltransferase, with protein MTAQAVTPSLNQPLAELDPDIAEVLTGELARQRETLEMIASENFVPRAVLECQGSVLTNKYAEGYPGRRYYGGCEVVDVAESLAIERAKAVFDAEWANVQPHSGAQANAAVLHALATPGDTLLGLSLAHGGHLTHGMKINFSGKNYNATAYGVDETTMRIEMDQVREAALRERPTVIIAGWSAYPRHLDFAAFRAIADEVGAALWVDMAHFAGLVAAGLHPNPVPHADVVSTTVHKTLGGPRSGMLLSSRAEQWGKKLNSAVFPGQQGGPLMHVIAAKAVAMKIAGTEEFRERQERTVRGAAIIAERLGADDVRAAGVSLVTGGTDVHLVLVDLRDSSLDGQQAEDLLHTAGITVNRNAVPFDPRPPRVTSGLRIGTPALATRGFGDAEFTEVADIIAATLIHGAAGTADDETLAALRGRVRALTDAFPLYPGLAQ; from the coding sequence ATGACCGCGCAAGCCGTCACCCCGTCCCTGAACCAGCCGCTGGCCGAGCTCGACCCCGATATCGCAGAGGTCCTCACCGGAGAGCTCGCCCGCCAGCGCGAGACCCTGGAGATGATCGCCTCGGAGAACTTCGTTCCCCGGGCCGTCCTGGAGTGCCAGGGCTCGGTCCTGACCAACAAGTACGCCGAGGGCTACCCCGGACGCCGCTACTACGGCGGCTGCGAGGTCGTCGACGTCGCCGAGTCCCTGGCCATCGAGCGCGCCAAGGCCGTCTTCGACGCCGAGTGGGCCAACGTCCAGCCCCACTCCGGTGCCCAGGCCAACGCCGCCGTCCTCCACGCCCTGGCCACCCCCGGTGACACCCTCCTGGGCCTGTCCCTGGCCCACGGCGGCCACCTCACCCACGGCATGAAGATCAACTTCTCCGGCAAGAACTACAACGCCACCGCCTACGGCGTGGACGAGACCACCATGCGCATCGAGATGGACCAGGTGCGCGAGGCCGCCCTGCGCGAGCGCCCCACGGTCATCATCGCCGGCTGGTCCGCCTACCCCCGCCACCTCGACTTCGCGGCCTTCCGCGCCATCGCCGACGAGGTCGGTGCCGCCCTGTGGGTGGACATGGCCCACTTCGCCGGGCTCGTGGCCGCGGGCCTGCACCCCAACCCCGTCCCGCACGCCGACGTCGTGTCCACCACCGTCCACAAGACCCTGGGCGGACCCCGCTCGGGCATGCTGCTGTCCAGCCGCGCCGAGCAGTGGGGCAAGAAGCTCAACTCCGCCGTCTTCCCCGGCCAGCAGGGCGGTCCCCTCATGCACGTCATCGCCGCCAAGGCCGTGGCCATGAAGATCGCCGGCACCGAGGAGTTCCGTGAGCGCCAGGAGCGCACCGTGCGCGGCGCCGCCATCATCGCCGAGCGCCTCGGGGCCGACGACGTGCGCGCGGCCGGCGTCAGCCTCGTCACCGGCGGCACCGACGTCCACCTGGTGCTGGTCGACCTGCGCGACTCCTCCCTGGACGGCCAGCAGGCCGAGGACCTCCTCCACACCGCAGGCATCACGGTCAACCGCAACGCCGTCCCCTTCGACCCGCGCCCCCCGCGCGTGACCTCCGGCCTGCGCATCGGCACCCCCGCCCTGGCCACCCGCGGCTTCGGTGACGCCGAGTTCACCGAGGTCGCCGACATCATCGCCGCCACCCTCATCCACGGCGCCGCCGGCACCGCCGACGACGAGACCCTGGCGGCCCTGCGCGGTCGCGTGCGCGCCCTGACCGACGCCTTCCCCCTCTACCCGGGGCTGGCCCAGTGA
- a CDS encoding bifunctional methylenetetrahydrofolate dehydrogenase/methenyltetrahydrofolate cyclohydrolase — protein sequence MRAPWGGPARVLDGKATAAALKAELAGRVAALRERGVVPGLGTVLVGEDPGSVKYVAGKHSDCAEVGIVSIREDLPATATQAEVAAAVDRLNADPACTGYIVQLPLPAGIDTNAILERVDPAKDADGLHPTNLGRLVLRASGPIDSPLPCTPRGCIELMERHGIDLAGRNVCVVGRGVTVGRSIGLLLGRKDVNATVDICHTGTTDLADHVRRADVVISAAGSPGIITAEMVAPGAIVLDVGVSRVVDPATGKGRIAGDVADGVDEVASWLSPNPGGVGPMTRALLLANVVETAERSL from the coding sequence GTGAGGGCCCCCTGGGGAGGACCCGCCCGGGTCCTGGACGGCAAGGCCACGGCCGCCGCTCTCAAGGCCGAGCTCGCCGGCCGGGTGGCGGCGCTGCGCGAGCGCGGCGTCGTCCCCGGCCTGGGCACCGTCCTGGTGGGGGAGGACCCCGGCAGCGTCAAGTACGTGGCCGGCAAGCACTCCGACTGCGCCGAGGTCGGCATCGTCTCCATCCGTGAGGACCTGCCGGCCACCGCCACCCAGGCCGAGGTGGCCGCCGCCGTCGACCGCCTCAACGCCGACCCCGCCTGCACCGGCTACATCGTCCAGCTCCCGCTGCCGGCCGGCATTGACACCAACGCCATCCTGGAGCGCGTCGACCCGGCCAAGGACGCCGACGGCCTGCACCCCACCAACCTGGGGCGCCTGGTGCTGCGGGCCTCGGGGCCCATCGACTCACCCCTGCCCTGCACGCCGCGCGGCTGCATCGAGCTCATGGAGCGCCACGGCATCGACCTGGCCGGTCGCAACGTGTGCGTCGTCGGCCGCGGAGTCACGGTGGGCCGCTCCATCGGCCTGCTCCTGGGCCGCAAGGACGTCAACGCCACCGTCGACATCTGCCACACCGGCACCACGGACCTGGCCGACCACGTGCGCCGGGCCGATGTCGTCATCTCGGCGGCCGGCAGCCCCGGCATCATCACCGCGGAGATGGTGGCCCCCGGGGCGATCGTCCTGGACGTGGGCGTCTCGCGCGTCGTCGACCCCGCCACCGGTAAGGGCCGCATCGCCGGTGACGTCGCCGACGGCGTCGACGAGGTCGCCTCCTGGCTCTCACCCAACCCCGGCGGCGTGGGCCCCATGACCCGGGCCCTGCTGCTGGCCAACGTGGTCGAGACCGCGGAGCGCTCGCTCTGA
- a CDS encoding glycoside hydrolase family 32 protein has translation MTDESHGASPSQPHQRSHSAESADSPQSEPTQPGASPDEPGRSGLRRRTLLLGAAGAGALVVGGAILVRCSSGRRSTPSPTSTDSEASAAYRPAYHYSPARGNLADPNGLVLYEGEYHLFHQQDGTWGHAVSTDMVHWKRMGTALEHDSQGLAMSGSCVVDGADTSGLVKGGGMVAVYTSTEDGEAQSLAYSTDRGRSWERFSGNPVIPNDGRKDFRDPKVFWHEDSKAWVMIVSAGDHVSLYRSTDLKTWSHASDFGQDIGSHAAVWECPDLFPLTDTSDGRTRWVMTLSVGANEETAGSTAQYFIGDFDGSVFFPEDRETRFTDAGQDFYAAQSFEHIEGRRVWMAWLGNWNYPYSLPTGDWHGEMSIPRELSLTTADGKRTLVQKPVPELDALRGKATDLGGLAATGSTGSAVTDLGKGRTVEIDLTLDVSKASEAWLGLARGEVDGALQEVRVGVNVSAGTFYLDRTNGGLKQIDGKDEGTTTDFALRREVAYHPTGSTVRLHLYLDRSSLEVFVDDGATVGSLLVFTDPGCQEIVLGATGTATITSGSLTPLSAAV, from the coding sequence ATGACGGACGAGTCCCACGGCGCCAGCCCCTCCCAGCCCCACCAGCGCAGTCACTCGGCTGAGTCGGCCGACTCCCCGCAGTCCGAGCCGACTCAGCCGGGTGCGTCCCCTGACGAGCCCGGCCGGTCCGGCCTGCGGCGTCGGACCCTGCTGCTGGGCGCGGCCGGCGCTGGTGCCCTCGTCGTGGGGGGAGCGATCCTGGTGCGCTGCTCGTCGGGGCGCAGAAGCACTCCGAGCCCCACCTCCACGGACTCGGAGGCCTCGGCCGCCTACCGCCCCGCCTACCACTACAGCCCAGCCAGGGGGAACCTCGCCGACCCCAACGGCCTGGTCCTCTACGAGGGCGAGTACCACCTCTTCCACCAGCAGGACGGCACCTGGGGCCACGCCGTCAGCACGGACATGGTGCACTGGAAGCGCATGGGCACGGCCCTGGAGCACGACTCGCAGGGCCTGGCCATGTCCGGCAGCTGCGTCGTCGACGGCGCCGACACCTCCGGCCTGGTCAAGGGCGGCGGCATGGTGGCCGTCTACACCTCCACCGAGGACGGTGAGGCCCAGTCCCTGGCCTACTCCACCGACCGGGGCCGCTCCTGGGAGCGCTTCTCCGGCAACCCCGTCATCCCCAACGACGGGCGCAAGGACTTCCGCGACCCCAAGGTCTTCTGGCACGAGGACTCCAAGGCCTGGGTCATGATCGTCTCGGCCGGTGACCACGTCTCCCTGTACCGCTCCACCGACCTGAAGACCTGGAGCCATGCCAGCGACTTCGGCCAGGACATCGGCTCGCACGCCGCCGTGTGGGAGTGCCCCGACCTCTTCCCCCTGACCGACACCAGCGATGGCAGGACCCGCTGGGTCATGACCCTCTCGGTGGGCGCCAACGAGGAGACGGCCGGCTCCACCGCCCAGTACTTCATCGGCGACTTCGACGGATCCGTCTTCTTCCCCGAGGACCGCGAGACCCGTTTCACCGACGCCGGCCAGGACTTCTACGCCGCCCAGAGCTTCGAGCACATCGAGGGCCGCCGCGTGTGGATGGCCTGGCTGGGCAACTGGAACTACCCCTACTCGCTTCCCACCGGGGACTGGCACGGTGAGATGAGCATCCCGCGCGAGCTGTCCCTGACCACTGCCGACGGTAAGCGCACCCTCGTCCAGAAGCCCGTCCCCGAGCTCGACGCGCTGCGCGGCAAGGCGACCGACCTCGGCGGCCTCGCCGCCACAGGCAGCACCGGCTCCGCGGTGACGGACCTGGGCAAGGGCCGCACGGTCGAGATCGACCTGACCCTGGACGTCTCCAAGGCCTCCGAGGCCTGGCTGGGCCTGGCCCGAGGGGAGGTCGACGGCGCTCTCCAGGAGGTGCGCGTCGGCGTCAACGTCTCGGCCGGCACCTTCTACCTGGACCGCACCAACGGCGGGCTGAAGCAGATCGACGGCAAGGACGAGGGCACCACCACCGACTTCGCCCTGCGCCGCGAGGTCGCCTACCACCCCACCGGCTCGACGGTGCGCCTGCACCTCTACCTCGACCGCTCCAGCCTCGAGGTCTTCGTCGACGACGGCGCCACGGTCGGCAGCCTCCTGGTCTTCACCGACCCCGGCTGCCAGGAGATCGTCCTGGGCGCCACGGGCACGGCCACGATCACCTCGGGCAGCCTCACCCCGCTGTCGGCCGCCGTGTAG
- a CDS encoding glycoside hydrolase family 68 protein: MTVTHTSFRARRRRLAAALALGLLVAGTGTTALADETPSPEASASAEASPEAGADQNAAAADQGQAGQADQNAAADQGAAAQDANGFKADNPGWANATKHTGAAHGVEEDYTAKWTRADAMQIQRVSDPNAASGTNSMPEQTTMPEISNGFPATSDDVWVWDTWTLTDDAAHQISYNGWEIAFSLVADRHAGYTFDDRHTHARLGFFYRKAGTQTSSADGANSSNGGWIYGGHVFPDGASGSIFEDQSFTAQTEWSGSARLMEGNKIRMFYTSVAFYNTTTGGSGDGGGQADNNNGTSKPYDPRIVQSEGRIYADENGVWLTGFRTQHQLLVPDGKYYQTREQNPGVNFRDPFTFRDQNAPSDPTEYMVFEGNSAYVREQQYVDAAAKAGQNTTLATCTEEDLGYEKGDPKAETVESVNQRGAYYQLANVGLARAKNKAMTEWEYLPPLLSGNCVNDQTERPQIYFQDGKYYLFTISHRETYADGLQGPEGVYGFVGDGLRSDYKPLNQGTGIALGNPINLNFNPGKPYSPDWNQSPYTFQSYSHYVMPGGLVTSFIDSIGGNHDNNPVRGGSLAPTVKINISGDTTSVDRTYGTNGLGGFGDVPSDRARTNGGDTRPQRLR, encoded by the coding sequence ATGACCGTGACACACACTTCGTTCCGCGCTCGTCGCAGACGACTGGCCGCGGCGCTGGCGCTCGGACTCCTGGTGGCCGGGACCGGAACCACCGCGCTGGCAGACGAGACCCCCTCCCCCGAAGCCAGCGCCTCCGCCGAGGCCTCCCCCGAGGCGGGCGCCGACCAGAACGCCGCCGCTGCCGATCAGGGGCAGGCGGGTCAGGCCGACCAGAACGCCGCCGCCGATCAGGGCGCCGCCGCCCAGGACGCGAACGGATTCAAGGCCGACAACCCCGGCTGGGCCAACGCCACCAAGCACACCGGTGCGGCCCACGGGGTCGAGGAGGACTACACCGCCAAGTGGACCCGCGCCGACGCGATGCAGATCCAGCGGGTCTCCGACCCCAACGCGGCGTCGGGCACCAACTCGATGCCCGAGCAGACCACGATGCCGGAGATCTCCAACGGCTTCCCGGCCACGAGTGACGACGTGTGGGTGTGGGACACCTGGACGCTGACCGATGACGCCGCCCACCAGATCTCCTACAACGGCTGGGAGATCGCCTTCTCCCTGGTGGCCGACCGGCACGCCGGCTACACCTTCGACGACCGTCACACCCACGCGCGCCTGGGCTTCTTCTACCGCAAGGCGGGCACGCAGACCTCGTCGGCCGACGGCGCGAACAGCTCCAACGGCGGCTGGATCTACGGCGGCCACGTCTTCCCCGACGGCGCCTCCGGCTCGATCTTCGAGGACCAGAGCTTCACGGCCCAGACCGAGTGGTCCGGATCGGCCCGCCTCATGGAGGGCAACAAGATCCGCATGTTCTACACCTCGGTGGCCTTCTACAACACCACCACCGGCGGCAGCGGTGACGGCGGAGGCCAGGCCGACAACAACAACGGCACCTCCAAGCCCTACGACCCGCGGATCGTGCAGTCCGAGGGACGCATCTACGCCGACGAGAACGGTGTGTGGCTCACCGGTTTCCGCACCCAGCACCAGCTGCTCGTGCCGGACGGCAAGTACTACCAGACCCGCGAGCAGAACCCGGGCGTGAACTTCCGCGACCCCTTCACCTTCCGCGACCAGAACGCCCCCTCCGACCCCACCGAGTACATGGTCTTCGAGGGCAACTCGGCCTACGTGCGTGAGCAGCAGTACGTCGACGCCGCGGCCAAGGCCGGCCAGAACACCACCCTGGCCACCTGCACCGAGGAGGACCTGGGCTACGAGAAGGGCGATCCCAAGGCCGAGACGGTCGAGTCGGTCAACCAGCGCGGCGCCTACTACCAGCTGGCCAACGTGGGTCTGGCCCGGGCCAAGAACAAGGCGATGACCGAGTGGGAGTACCTGCCGCCGCTGCTGAGTGGTAACTGTGTCAACGACCAGACCGAGCGGCCTCAGATCTACTTCCAGGACGGCAAGTACTACCTGTTCACGATCTCGCACCGGGAGACCTACGCCGACGGCCTCCAGGGCCCCGAGGGCGTCTACGGGTTCGTGGGCGACGGGCTGCGATCGGACTACAAGCCGCTCAACCAGGGCACCGGTATCGCGCTGGGCAACCCGATCAACCTCAACTTCAACCCGGGCAAGCCGTACTCGCCCGACTGGAACCAGAGCCCGTACACCTTCCAGTCGTACTCGCACTACGTGATGCCGGGCGGCCTGGTGACGTCGTTCATCGACTCCATCGGCGGCAACCATGACAACAACCCGGTGCGCGGAGGATCACTGGCTCCGACGGTGAAGATCAACATCTCCGGGGACACCACCTCGGTGGACCGTACCTACGGGACCAACGGTCTGGGAGGGTTCGGGGACGTCCCCTCGGACCGGGCCCGTACCAACGGCGGTGACACCCGCCCGCAGCGCCTGAGGTAG
- a CDS encoding choice-of-anchor L domain-containing protein, translated as MSILPIRLRRLTAPTTAFLAALALGAAGTAVAAPTSNTAGQSTTSLRDASTVSPQSLAQMIAGPNATVTNASVSGKDVQVGTVKGLPGDGNAITEGVALSTGSLIDPDPTADSDVDFTRSAVLGPNDALDTTGDFGAVEDPAGLGQVAGTDVYDEAVLEFDVTATSSNVVLYYSLGSEEYAGATEGTPASWQSRGYKDPLSIQVNGTECAYVPGTQTAVSASTINESSNADYYTANVSGHTPGQIPVEFNGYTSALPCQAAVTSGQTVHVRVAIADAQDGQLDSTVLLRTQGLGFTDKQITEPCTAKAGTCDIPGSGNGSNGSNGSNGSNGAGNGSTTPPGQGKPGVTDYSAASPTAGTKSAVAGLPLTGTQALFLGVVALLLLAGGGVALMMRRRRLAGSEAD; from the coding sequence GTGAGTATCCTTCCCATCCGTCTGCGACGGTTAACCGCACCAACAACCGCTTTTCTGGCTGCGCTCGCCCTCGGTGCCGCCGGTACGGCGGTGGCCGCCCCGACGTCGAACACCGCGGGGCAGTCCACCACCTCCCTGCGTGACGCCTCCACGGTGAGCCCCCAGTCCCTGGCCCAGATGATCGCCGGTCCGAACGCGACCGTGACCAACGCGTCCGTCTCCGGTAAGGACGTCCAGGTCGGCACCGTCAAGGGCCTGCCGGGCGACGGCAACGCCATCACCGAGGGCGTCGCCCTGTCCACCGGCTCGCTCATCGACCCCGACCCCACCGCCGACTCCGACGTCGACTTCACCCGCTCCGCGGTCCTGGGCCCCAACGACGCCCTCGACACCACCGGTGACTTCGGGGCCGTCGAGGACCCGGCGGGCCTGGGCCAGGTGGCCGGCACCGACGTCTACGACGAAGCCGTCCTGGAGTTCGACGTGACCGCCACCAGCTCCAACGTCGTCCTCTACTACAGCCTCGGCTCCGAGGAGTACGCCGGCGCCACCGAGGGCACTCCGGCCTCCTGGCAGTCCCGCGGCTACAAGGACCCGCTGAGCATCCAGGTCAACGGCACCGAGTGCGCCTACGTGCCCGGCACCCAGACCGCAGTGAGCGCCTCCACGATCAATGAGTCCTCGAACGCCGACTACTACACCGCCAACGTCTCGGGTCACACGCCCGGCCAGATCCCGGTGGAGTTCAACGGCTACACCTCGGCCCTTCCCTGCCAGGCCGCGGTGACTTCGGGGCAGACGGTGCACGTGCGCGTGGCCATCGCCGACGCCCAGGACGGCCAGCTCGACTCCACCGTCCTGCTGCGCACCCAGGGGCTGGGCTTCACCGACAAGCAGATCACTGAGCCCTGCACCGCCAAGGCCGGCACCTGCGACATCCCCGGGTCCGGCAACGGCTCGAACGGGTCCAACGGCTCCAACGGGTCGAACGGGGCCGGCAACGGCTCGACCACTCCTCCTGGCCAGGGCAAGCCGGGCGTCACCGACTACAGCGCCGCCTCGCCCACCGCGGGAACGAAGAGCGCAGTGGCCGGTCTGCCCCTGACCGGAACCCAGGCCCTCTTCCTGGGGGTTGTCGCCCTGCTGCTTCTGGCCGGCGGTGGCGTGGCGCTCATGATGCGTCGCCGTCGCCTGGCCGGCTCCGAGGCCGACTGA
- the yccX gene encoding acylphosphatase, whose amino-acid sequence MNDAGTKVRTVHVLVHGTVQGVGFRYHCAYTAQELGVVGQVRNLPDGDVEVLAQGEPDAVARLISWLRQGPRWASVRSVTVTDLRAGRLENRRFEIAG is encoded by the coding sequence ATGAACGACGCCGGAACGAAGGTGAGAACCGTTCACGTGCTGGTCCACGGCACCGTCCAGGGGGTGGGCTTCCGCTACCACTGCGCCTACACCGCCCAGGAGCTGGGCGTGGTGGGCCAGGTCCGCAACCTGCCCGACGGCGACGTCGAGGTCCTGGCCCAGGGTGAGCCCGACGCGGTGGCCCGGCTGATATCGTGGCTGAGACAGGGACCACGGTGGGCCTCGGTGAGGTCGGTAACTGTCACCGACCTGCGCGCCGGTCGCCTGGAGAACCGTCGGTTCGAGATCGCCGGATGA
- a CDS encoding exodeoxyribonuclease III translates to MRIATVNVNGIRAAARKGMGEWLTASAPDVLLLQEVRADEQIAADLLPGYEAAIWPCRIKGRAGVGIAVRDGGPAALGELRYGVAAPGTEEPDVDSGRWLEADLTLTGLDGVERLTVVSAYLHSGQLGTEKMDQKYAHLELVDARMADLLAASRDGGPQVLMAGDLNVVRSERDIKNWKPNHNKIAGVMDEEIAHLEGWFSTGWVDASRHLVGPEEQGPYTWWSQRGKAFDNNAGWRIDYQVITPDLAERARSVAVDRAPDYASRWSDHAPLVIEYS, encoded by the coding sequence ATGCGTATCGCCACCGTCAACGTCAACGGCATTCGTGCCGCAGCCCGCAAAGGCATGGGGGAGTGGCTCACCGCCTCCGCCCCCGACGTCCTTCTGCTCCAGGAGGTCCGCGCCGACGAGCAGATCGCTGCCGACCTCCTGCCCGGCTACGAGGCCGCCATCTGGCCCTGCCGCATCAAGGGGCGCGCCGGCGTGGGCATCGCCGTGCGCGACGGCGGCCCCGCCGCTCTCGGCGAGCTGCGCTACGGTGTGGCCGCGCCCGGTACCGAGGAGCCCGACGTCGACTCCGGCCGCTGGCTCGAGGCCGACCTGACGCTCACCGGCCTCGACGGCGTCGAGCGGCTCACCGTCGTCTCCGCCTACCTCCACTCCGGTCAGCTCGGCACCGAGAAGATGGACCAGAAGTACGCCCACCTCGAGCTCGTCGACGCCCGCATGGCCGACCTCCTGGCCGCCAGCCGCGACGGCGGGCCCCAGGTCCTCATGGCCGGGGACCTCAACGTGGTGCGCTCCGAGCGCGACATCAAGAACTGGAAGCCCAACCACAACAAGATCGCCGGTGTCATGGACGAGGAGATCGCCCACCTGGAGGGCTGGTTCTCCACCGGCTGGGTGGACGCCTCGCGTCACCTCGTGGGGCCCGAGGAGCAGGGGCCCTACACGTGGTGGTCCCAGCGCGGCAAGGCATTCGACAACAATGCCGGCTGGAGGATCGACTACCAGGTCATCACCCCCGACCTGGCCGAGCGTGCCCGCAGCGTGGCGGTGGACCGCGCCCCCGACTACGCCTCGCGCTGGTCCGATCATGCTCCACTCGTCATCGAGTACAGCTGA
- a CDS encoding ABC transporter permease — protein sequence MNGILTGFFGAIVEAWAQLRIGKLRVLLSLVGVAAAVAAMTFVIALGQVSVSAINKVGEKYTGRQGTVTINVNPTGKGLSQAVQADDAPEASADASAGSGASGSGGSAGSGSSGGSTGGTGGQGTSTTTSAATSARISGAMSSFVERYDVASWATTYTSNVRFSFPDGARSVSTQTVSLSYGLLHHKTVAQGRWFTAQDEDDLSPSLVVTQGFLDQMGIKQFTGPVTITSFSPVQTSFTIVGVLEPENLSLLGCTGDPEQDKDLPCTQPVSAFALNTPYESWLPKDADRPSPTLEVWAGKSGAKEVANLAKKDLDARFGQGSTQTSDNLQGSNLNSSADTFTKVVTAAGVFVMLLGALSLVNISLVTVRQRIHEIGVRRSFGATSRRIFFSIMLESVVATVVAGVVGIGIAIVGMRIMPLSAFLGIPVTTTPPFPMMAAVIGLIAATAVGALAGIIPAIVATRIRPIDAIRY from the coding sequence ATGAACGGCATTCTCACCGGATTCTTCGGTGCCATCGTCGAGGCCTGGGCCCAGCTGCGCATCGGCAAGCTGCGGGTTCTGCTGTCCCTGGTGGGCGTGGCGGCGGCGGTGGCCGCCATGACCTTCGTCATCGCCCTGGGCCAGGTCTCCGTCAGCGCCATCAACAAGGTGGGTGAGAAGTACACCGGCCGGCAGGGCACGGTGACGATCAACGTCAACCCCACCGGCAAGGGCCTGAGCCAGGCGGTCCAGGCCGACGACGCCCCCGAGGCGAGCGCGGACGCGAGCGCCGGCAGCGGTGCAAGCGGCAGCGGGGGCTCAGCGGGGTCGGGCTCCTCGGGAGGCTCGACGGGCGGCACCGGCGGCCAGGGGACGAGCACCACGACCAGCGCAGCCACCTCCGCGAGGATCTCGGGGGCGATGAGCAGCTTCGTCGAGCGCTACGACGTCGCCTCCTGGGCAACGACCTACACCTCCAACGTCCGCTTCTCCTTCCCCGACGGGGCCCGGTCCGTCTCCACCCAGACCGTGAGCCTGAGCTACGGGCTCCTGCACCACAAGACCGTGGCCCAGGGCCGCTGGTTCACCGCGCAGGACGAGGACGACCTCTCCCCGAGCCTGGTGGTCACCCAGGGCTTCCTCGACCAGATGGGGATCAAGCAGTTCACGGGACCGGTCACCATCACCTCCTTCTCCCCCGTGCAGACGTCCTTCACGATCGTCGGCGTGCTGGAGCCGGAGAACCTCTCCCTCCTCGGCTGCACCGGTGACCCCGAGCAGGACAAGGACCTGCCGTGCACCCAGCCCGTCAGCGCCTTCGCCCTCAACACCCCCTACGAGAGCTGGCTGCCCAAGGACGCCGATCGGCCCTCCCCCACGCTGGAGGTCTGGGCCGGCAAGAGCGGCGCCAAGGAGGTGGCGAACCTGGCCAAGAAGGACCTGGACGCCCGCTTCGGCCAGGGCTCGACCCAGACCTCGGACAACCTCCAGGGCAGTAACCTGAACTCCAGCGCGGACACCTTCACCAAGGTGGTCACGGCCGCCGGCGTCTTCGTCATGCTGCTGGGCGCCCTGAGCCTGGTCAACATCTCCCTGGTGACGGTGCGCCAGCGCATCCACGAGATCGGGGTGCGACGATCCTTCGGGGCCACGAGCCGGCGCATCTTCTTCTCCATCATGCTGGAGTCGGTGGTGGCCACGGTGGTCGCCGGCGTCGTCGGCATCGGGATCGCGATCGTGGGGATGCGCATCATGCCGCTGAGCGCCTTCCTGGGCATCCCGGTGACCACGACCCCGCCCTTCCCCATGATGGCAGCCGTCATCGGCCTCATCGCCGCCACGGCCGTGGGCGCCCTGGCGGGCATCATCCCGGCGATCGTGGCCACCCGCATCCGGCCGATCGACGCGATCCGCTACTGA
- a CDS encoding ABC transporter ATP-binding protein → MSALLELREITRTFTVPDSDPLEILTGVDLSVSPGEHVAIVGRSGTGKSTLLNILGLIDRPTSGHYTLSGTDTSRLGESRRAHLRGRTFGFVFQSFNLIPGLSTTENVAAPLLYDTGRAFWTRSARAAELLEAVGLGDRVGSPVGRLSGGEQQRVAIARALSRRPSVILADEPTGALDVDTGNSVMTLLERQCAENGAALIIITHDLAVAGRAHTQYRLDHGTLTPISVTRRQIGSLEEFGEVVAPQSSPSPTVPTSHQGAS, encoded by the coding sequence GTGAGCGCCCTGCTGGAGCTGCGGGAGATCACCCGCACCTTCACCGTCCCCGACTCCGACCCGCTGGAGATCCTCACCGGCGTCGACCTGAGCGTCTCCCCCGGCGAGCACGTGGCCATCGTGGGGCGCTCGGGAACGGGTAAGTCCACGCTGCTCAACATCTTGGGGCTCATCGACAGGCCGACGTCGGGCCACTACACGCTCTCCGGGACCGACACCTCCCGGCTCGGGGAGAGCCGCCGCGCCCACCTGCGGGGCCGGACCTTCGGCTTCGTCTTCCAGTCCTTCAACCTCATTCCGGGACTGAGCACCACCGAGAACGTGGCCGCCCCGCTCCTGTACGACACCGGCAGGGCCTTCTGGACCCGCAGCGCGCGGGCCGCCGAGCTGCTGGAGGCCGTGGGCCTGGGAGACCGGGTCGGCTCGCCCGTCGGGCGCCTGTCGGGCGGCGAGCAGCAGCGGGTGGCCATCGCACGGGCCCTGTCCCGCCGGCCCAGCGTCATCCTGGCCGACGAGCCCACCGGCGCCCTCGACGTCGACACCGGCAACTCGGTCATGACGCTCCTGGAGCGCCAGTGCGCCGAGAACGGCGCCGCCCTCATCATCATCACCCACGACCTGGCCGTGGCCGGCCGCGCCCACACCCAGTACCGGCTCGACCACGGCACGCTCACCCCGATCTCTGTCACGCGCCGACAGATCGGCAGCCTGGAGGAGTTCGGTGAGGTCGTCGCGCCTCAGTCCTCCCCCAGCCCGACCGTCCCCACCAGCCACCAAGGAGCCTCATGA